AAGGTGAAACATTCGCCCATCGTTTAACACATTTTGGAAAAACGCAAACCAATATTCAAGAGGAACATGTCTAATATTTGATATTATAAGAATCTGCATAGCTTCTATAGATGACATGCAGATTCTTTTCCTGAATTAATAAACGTGTGGATTTACTGATCATTCCTTGAAGTCTTACGCTCAAACATGTGATTTTGTTGGAGCAAACTTTTTATTATCAACGCATTCTTTATCGAAATCAATTTCTTCAAGCTCTCTCCATTTCAAGTAAAAATTCTTTCATTGCCAATCCACTCCGAAAACCCGTTAATTTACCATTTTTTCCAATTACACGATGACATGGAATAATCGCCAATATTGGATTAGCCCCTATTGCACCACCTACCGCTCTTACTGCCTTCGGATTACCTATGCGGTGTGCAATATCAGAATAAGATGCCGTTGTACCGTATGGTAGCTCCATCAGTGCATCCCATACTGCTAGCTGAAATGGAGTCCCTTTGATATGTATCGGCAAATCAAATTCTCTAAGCTCTTTATTAAAATAAGCCGTAAATTGCTTAGTATATGGCTGTAATTTTGCTTTATTCTCTTCAAAGCGAAAGCCTTTAAATGGCTTTTTGGCCCATACTTCTACCTCTTCAAATGATGCATTTGGTGTTCCAATATATACGAGACCTTCATCTGAGGCTACGATATACATATTACCTTGTGCATATGTTAATGTATCTACATATAATACATTCATTTTCCATTCCCCTTCCATTTTCACAGACTACACAATGGTAAAATAGCTGTAGCCTTTATTCATTTCATGATAAAGTTATTGTACCTATTAGTATAAAGGAGTTTCAACCGCATGAATATGTTATACGAGCCTTCTATTCACCTTCAGCAGGTCAGCTTTTCAGCAAATGGCAAGACCATCTTAAAATCGATTACTGGGTCATTCCCTAAAGGAAAAATTACCACTTTAGTCGGTCCGTCTGGTGCTGGCAAAACAACTCTACTAAAATTATGCAATGGCTTATTATCACCTACAGATGGTCAAATATTAATTGATAATCAACCTATTTCTACATATGAACCCACCGCTTTAAGAAGACATGTCGGCATCGCCCTTCAGGCAGCACCTATGATCAACGGGACTGTGTTTGAAAATCTCGCACTTCCTCGTTCATTACAAGGAAAAAAGCTTACAAAAGAAGAAGCCATTCAATATTTACAAGATGTCGGACTTGATCAAAGCTTTTTACAGCGCTCTATAAATGGATTATCAGGTGGACAACGACAAAAAGTCTCTATTGCGAGAACACTTATTAATCAGTCCTCCATTTTATTATTAGATGAAATCACCTCTGCACTGGATCGTCAATCTGTCCAGGATATCGAGACACTCATTACTACCATTAACAAAAAATACAATGTCACAATGATCTGGATTACACATAATTTGCAGCAAGCATTAACAATTGGGCACTTCACATGGGTCATGATGGATGGTGAACTGATTGAAACAGGAAAAAGCTCTCTACTGAAAGCACCTGTAAATCCACGTGCAGCAGAATTTGTACAGGGGGCGAATGTATGACATTTACAACATTATCTCTGACATTAATTTTTGTTTTTATCCCACTACTACTATCAAAAACATTAAAGCTTGGACTTGAAAAAGATACAATTATTGCTACAATACGCTCAATTATTCAACTGCTTGCAGTAGGCTATATCTTAAAATTTGTCTTTGATGCCCAAAGCTTTCTTTATATTTTCCTTATGGTTGCATTAATGATCGTAGTGGCAACATTAAATGCTCGCAAAAAAGGAGAGGGTATTCAAGGTATCACGTGGAAAATAGCTTTGACTTTAGTTGTAATCGAAGCTGTCACACAAGGCGTTTTACTCGGCTTTCATATTGTTCCAGCAACTGCACAATATATTATTCCCATTAGCGGCATGCTCATTGGTAATTCTATGGTATTGTCCATTCTATTTTTAAATCGTTTTACAGCAGAGATTACCAATCGACATGACGAAATTGAATTAATTTTATCACTTGGTGGCACGCCTAAACAGGCTATTCATCGACAGCTAATAAATGCTGTTAAAGCAAGTATGATTCCTACAATTGAGAGTCAAAAAACCATCGGACTCGTTCAACTGCCGGGCATGATGAGTGGTCAAATTATCGGTGGTGCAGACCCTATACAAGCAGTCCAATTTCAACTCTTAATTATTTTTGCTCTCCTCACAACAGCGACATTATCAAGCATAATGATAGGCTTTTTAAGCTATCCTGCTCTTTTTAACAAACGCATGCAAATTCTTGAAATGAAATAACGATTGTGGTGAAATCGATATAACTTTTATAAATTATGTTATACTAAAAAGAAAAGCAGTGAGGAGAATGACCATGGTATTACGCGATTTTTTCATCCATTTATCTGAAAACCAACTATTAAATAGTGCTGCAAAAAAATATGGCCTTAAATTAGGAGCACAAAGTGTAGTAGCTGGTACAAATATTGAGGAAACAATTGCAAGCATCAAAGAGCTGAACGCACATAATATCTCTTGCACAGTGGATAATTTAGGAGAATTTGTTTCAACTGAAGAAGAAGCAACAAAGGCAAAAGAACAAATCCTCGCTGTTATTGAAGCTATTCACGAAAATGGTGTTGATGCCCATATTTCGTTAAAACCATCGCAATTAGGATTAGATATCGATGTTGATTTTTGCTACGATAATTTATACGAGATTGTAGAAAAAGCGGCGGCTTATGATATATTTGTGAACTTTGATATGGAAAACTATGGTCGCTTACAGACATCATTCGATATGGTTGAGGAGCTTTCCAAAACTTTTAATAATGTGGGTACTGTTATTCAATCATACTTCTACCGTGCAAAAGACGATATCGAGAAATTTAAGGACTACCGTTTACGTATCGTAAAAGGCGCTTATAAAGAGCCTGTTGAGGTTGCCTTCCAAGATAAATTAGATATTGATTTAAATTTCATTGAGTTAATCGAATATCATTTACTTCATGGCAAATTCACGTCCATTGCAACACATGACCATAATGTAATAGCACATGTAAAACGCTTTGTAGCTGATCATAATATTCCATTAGATAAATTTGAATTCCAAATGCTTTATGGCTTCCGTACAGACATGCAAAAAGAGCTTGCTAATGAAGGCTATAATTTCTGTGTATATGTACCATTTGGTGAGGATTGGTACGGCTACTTTATGCGCCGTTTAGCTGAGCGTCCTCAAAACCTTAATCTTGTGACAAAACAAGTATTTACGAAAAAAACAAATACAGTTCTTGCCGTAGCAGCAGGTGCATTTGTTCTGGGACGTTTAACAAAACGTAAAAAATAAGGTCCCACATAAAGAAGCCAGAAGCTTAATTGAATAAGCTTCTGGCTTTAGTTGTGATATTCAAACTCTGATCTCTCAAGCACTATTAGAAATTCTTAAAAACGTGTCATAAAAATAATCAGTGGGGATGAAAAAGAGCCTCACTGATTTTTTTATATTATTCAATATGTAACGCAATAGTTGAAACAATTGCTTCAGCGGCATATTCCCATTTACCATCAATAAAACTACCTAATTTTTGCCCAAGTTCTTGTATCATTTCGAGCGTAACCGGAATATCATTCTTTTGTGCTAATGTAGCAAGAAATGGAGCAGATAAACTTGTCCAACCTCCACGGTCAATTTTAAGCTCTACTTGCTTTACTTCTCCATTTTCTATATCAATACGGTAGTATAACTGATCATCTGGACGCCAGCTTAAGTGATGAGATATTTGCCCATTTACGACTGTTAAATTATTCTTTTTCGAAATAGAAGCTGGTTTCACATTAAATTCATGACCTAGTACATTTAATTTTTTAATTTCAGGACCGACTAATGCCGCCTGAACAGCTATATCCATATTACTTTGTAATGATGTCTCCGTCTCAACTACTGAATCAACCATATCGTTGCTTGCAGCAAAAACGGCTGAAGGATATGCGCTAGTAACGACAAATGTTGTTGCTAATAACGCTGTTGAAGTAACTTTCATAATTTTTCTCATAATTATTTCCATCCTCCCCGTTAAAATGATTAATTTTTTCTAAATCTTATCATTAATAGTCAAAATATACAATATATTAATATATTTTTTGTAATGACAAAAGGCACTGAATTTAAATAATTCAATGCCCTTTTGTCTATTTTCAACCCATATACTTGTATAGGTATAAGGATATTCATTCTTAAGCTACTTATTTATTCCATCCTTTTTCTTTAAAGCGGGCGATGGCTTCAATACGATTCCCAACATTTAATTTTTCTAAAATAGTGGAGATGTAATTACGAACAGTCCCTGCCGATAAAAATAATTCTGCAGCAATCTCTTTGGTAGTCT
This genomic stretch from Lysinibacillus pakistanensis harbors:
- a CDS encoding methylated-DNA--[protein]-cysteine S-methyltransferase, with the protein product MNVLYVDTLTYAQGNMYIVASDEGLVYIGTPNASFEEVEVWAKKPFKGFRFEENKAKLQPYTKQFTAYFNKELREFDLPIHIKGTPFQLAVWDALMELPYGTTASYSDIAHRIGNPKAVRAVGGAIGANPILAIIPCHRVIGKNGKLTGFRSGLAMKEFLLEMERA
- a CDS encoding methyltransferase; its protein translation is MRKIMKVTSTALLATTFVVTSAYPSAVFAASNDMVDSVVETETSLQSNMDIAVQAALVGPEIKKLNVLGHEFNVKPASISKKNNLTVVNGQISHHLSWRPDDQLYYRIDIENGEVKQVELKIDRGGWTSLSAPFLATLAQKNDIPVTLEMIQELGQKLGSFIDGKWEYAAEAIVSTIALHIE
- a CDS encoding ABC transporter ATP-binding protein; the encoded protein is MNMLYEPSIHLQQVSFSANGKTILKSITGSFPKGKITTLVGPSGAGKTTLLKLCNGLLSPTDGQILIDNQPISTYEPTALRRHVGIALQAAPMINGTVFENLALPRSLQGKKLTKEEAIQYLQDVGLDQSFLQRSINGLSGGQRQKVSIARTLINQSSILLLDEITSALDRQSVQDIETLITTINKKYNVTMIWITHNLQQALTIGHFTWVMMDGELIETGKSSLLKAPVNPRAAEFVQGANV
- a CDS encoding proline dehydrogenase family protein, giving the protein MVLRDFFIHLSENQLLNSAAKKYGLKLGAQSVVAGTNIEETIASIKELNAHNISCTVDNLGEFVSTEEEATKAKEQILAVIEAIHENGVDAHISLKPSQLGLDIDVDFCYDNLYEIVEKAAAYDIFVNFDMENYGRLQTSFDMVEELSKTFNNVGTVIQSYFYRAKDDIEKFKDYRLRIVKGAYKEPVEVAFQDKLDIDLNFIELIEYHLLHGKFTSIATHDHNVIAHVKRFVADHNIPLDKFEFQMLYGFRTDMQKELANEGYNFCVYVPFGEDWYGYFMRRLAERPQNLNLVTKQVFTKKTNTVLAVAAGAFVLGRLTKRKK
- a CDS encoding ABC transporter permease, whose translation is MTFTTLSLTLIFVFIPLLLSKTLKLGLEKDTIIATIRSIIQLLAVGYILKFVFDAQSFLYIFLMVALMIVVATLNARKKGEGIQGITWKIALTLVVIEAVTQGVLLGFHIVPATAQYIIPISGMLIGNSMVLSILFLNRFTAEITNRHDEIELILSLGGTPKQAIHRQLINAVKASMIPTIESQKTIGLVQLPGMMSGQIIGGADPIQAVQFQLLIIFALLTTATLSSIMIGFLSYPALFNKRMQILEMK